One part of the Mytilus trossulus isolate FHL-02 chromosome 11, PNRI_Mtr1.1.1.hap1, whole genome shotgun sequence genome encodes these proteins:
- the LOC134689654 gene encoding squidulin-like, protein MDIGVHMKYFRELTQKEKEECRKAFKQIDTNKDSRLSWTELRHASDLLGMTLTEKQAKKMIREVDRNGDGFIDYKEFETIMSKNSKPICLIDYEDEVLRQAFDNFDIDKNGEITKEELIMVLQSLGTDTAEMDASEMLREADLNGDGVISFEEFARVAAQQRM, encoded by the exons ATGGATATAGGTGTGCACATGAAATATTTCCGGGAACTTAcacagaaagaaaaagaag AATGTCGAAAAGCATTTAAACAGATCGACACAAACAAGGACAGCAGACTGTCATGGACGGAACTAAGACACGCCTCAGATTTATTGGGTATGACACTCACTGAGAAACAAGCCAAAAAGATGATCCGAGAAGTAGACAGAAATG GTGATGGTTTTATAGATTACAAAGAATTTGAGACAATAATGAGTAAAAACAGCAAACCT ATATGTTTAATAGACTATGAAGATGAAGTCTTGCGACAAGCTTTTGACAACTTTGATATAGATAAAAATGGAGAAATTACAAAAGAGGAATTGATAATGGTGCTACAATCTCTTGGTACAGACACAGCAGAAATGGATGCATCGGAAATGTTAAGGGAGGCAGATTTGAATGGAGATGGAGTTATCAGTTTTGAAG AATTTGCAAGAGTAGCAGCCCAACAACGAATGTGA
- the LOC134690974 gene encoding 3-oxoacyl-[acyl-carrier-protein] reductase FabG-like, whose product MANFRDKVVLVTGASSGIGEATAIKLAEHGATLFLVALEEDKLQSVQQKCIEKGLVKEKVAYCSGDLSQSAFREEIVKNLIQKFGKLDILADIAGYVSLTNVSETKEEDYDRFVDVNQKAKFFLAQLCLPYIKETKGNIIYMSSVRSTIPRVDTVVYCMAKAAIDMLTKCLAKELGPHGVRVNAINPGFIDDTNLLRNSGLKATDEDQKKYADLSAEQAHLKRAGKPADVVSLLLFLASDEASYITGSINNVDGGYHLYP is encoded by the exons ATGGCTAACTTTAGAGACAAAGTTGTCCTAGTAACAG gAGCAAGTTCTGGTATAGGAGAAGCCACCGCTATCAAGTTAGCAGAACATGGTGCCACCTTATTTTTAGTAGCTCTTGAAGAGGACAAATTGCAAAGTGTACAACAAAAATGCATTGAAAAGGGTTTAGTGAAAGAAAAA GTAGCATATTGCAGTGGTGATTTGTCCCAATCTGCCTTCAGGGAGGAAATTGTTAAGAACCTGATACAGAAATTTGGAAAATTGGATATActg GCTGATATTGCAGGCTATGTAAGTCTTACTAATGTAAGTGAAACTAAAGAAGAGGATTACGATAGATTTGTTGATGTGAACCAGAAGGCAAAATTTTTCCTGGCACAACTTTGCTTGCCTTATATCAAAGAAACAAAAG GTAATATAATCTACATGTCCAGCGTCAGATCCACGATACCT CGAGTTGATACAGTAGTTTACTGCATGGCGAAAGCAGCTATTGATATGCTTACAAAATGTCTAGCGAAGG AACTAGGACCTCACGGTGTCAGAGTGAATGCTATCAA TCCTGGCTTCATTGATGATACCAATCTTCTTCGTAATAGTGGTTTAAAGGCAACAGATGAAGACCAAAAGAAG taCGCAGACTTATCAGCCGAGCAAGCACACCTAAAAAGGGCGGGAAAACCAGCAGATGTCGTTTCCCTCTTGCTCTTCTTGGCGTCAGATGAAGCATCGTATATTACCGGAAGTATAAACAATGTCGATGGTGGCTATCATTTATATCCGTAA